In a genomic window of Streptomyces sp. cg36:
- a CDS encoding acyl carrier protein, which produces MTDRPDVPEVPDVLHQVLTAAAAVFECEVGPCDGFFSLGGDSVMAVELATVLEELLDTEVHMETVVDADDFGALAAALAADAPRATAPEAARR; this is translated from the coding sequence ATGACCGACCGCCCCGACGTCCCCGAGGTCCCCGACGTCCTGCACCAGGTGCTGACCGCAGCCGCCGCCGTCTTCGAGTGCGAGGTCGGGCCGTGCGACGGCTTCTTCTCGCTGGGCGGCGACTCGGTCATGGCGGTCGAGCTGGCCACCGTCCTGGAGGAACTCCTGGACACCGAGGTGCACATGGAGACCGTCGTGGACGCCGACGACTTCGGCGCGCTCGCCGCCGCGCTCGCCGCCGACGCGCCCCGCGCCACCGCCCCCGAGGCGGCGCGGCGATGA
- a CDS encoding IS1182 family transposase — MGSAPGDGVPAGTSKVARAAFPKGCLAMRIRDHLGVVFEDEEFRQAFGEQGRPGISPGQLALVSVLQYAENLTDRQAAHAVRARIDVKYLLGMELTDPGFDFTVLTGFRQRLLDHGLEERVLDLLLEHLADLGLVGAGGRQRTDSTHILAAVRRLNRLEFIGETLRACLEALAAAGPQWLAGWIAPAWQERYGARTDAYRLPSDRSERDRLAHQIASDGYCLLEAVHADHAPAYLREIPAVSVLRMVWIQQFTRTVTDGVPTVGWRGKEDLPAGRALIASPYDPEARYSQKRGAPWTGYKVHLSEGCGDARRPNLLTHVVTTDATANDATVVDAVHDALTDKGLKPAEHLLDSGYSSAELLLTAPVDRNISVVAPVRPNSTPQEVRSTGFGRSSFTIDWHGRTATCPSGQTSRYWTAGLDNNGRDAIRIRFATTTCAPCPVRDQCTRSTQYGRQLTVRPREQDALLERVRAEQTTDEWRKRYAARAGIEGTIHQAVAVSSMRRTRYRGLAKTHLGHILTAAAVNLIRLDAWWTETPVARTRTSRLAALTLAA; from the coding sequence ATGGGGTCGGCTCCTGGTGACGGTGTTCCGGCGGGGACGAGCAAGGTTGCCCGTGCCGCTTTCCCCAAGGGATGCCTCGCAATGCGGATCCGTGATCATCTTGGGGTCGTGTTCGAGGACGAGGAGTTCCGCCAAGCCTTCGGGGAGCAGGGTCGTCCGGGCATCTCGCCTGGCCAGCTCGCTCTGGTGAGCGTGCTGCAATACGCCGAGAACCTGACCGACCGCCAGGCCGCGCACGCGGTCCGAGCCAGGATCGACGTCAAGTATCTGCTGGGTATGGAACTGACCGATCCCGGCTTCGACTTCACCGTCCTGACCGGCTTCCGCCAGCGGCTGCTCGACCATGGTCTGGAGGAACGAGTGCTGGACCTGCTGCTGGAGCACCTCGCTGACCTCGGGCTGGTCGGAGCGGGAGGGCGGCAGCGCACCGACTCCACGCACATTCTGGCAGCCGTTCGGCGCCTGAACCGGCTGGAGTTCATCGGGGAAACGCTGCGAGCGTGTCTGGAGGCGCTCGCTGCGGCCGGTCCGCAGTGGTTGGCGGGCTGGATCGCACCGGCGTGGCAGGAACGGTATGGCGCCCGCACCGACGCCTATCGGCTTCCTTCCGACCGCTCGGAGCGTGACCGCCTGGCCCACCAGATCGCGAGCGACGGCTACTGCCTCCTCGAGGCCGTGCACGCCGACCATGCGCCGGCCTACCTGCGCGAGATCCCGGCGGTGAGCGTGCTGCGGATGGTCTGGATCCAGCAGTTCACCCGGACTGTCACCGACGGCGTCCCGACGGTGGGTTGGCGCGGCAAGGAGGACCTCCCGGCAGGGAGAGCCCTGATCGCTTCCCCGTACGACCCCGAAGCTCGGTACTCGCAAAAGCGTGGGGCGCCCTGGACGGGCTACAAGGTCCACTTGAGCGAGGGCTGTGGCGACGCTCGGCGGCCGAATCTGCTCACCCACGTGGTGACCACCGACGCCACCGCGAACGACGCCACCGTCGTCGACGCGGTGCACGACGCGCTCACGGACAAGGGGCTCAAACCCGCCGAGCACCTCCTGGACTCGGGATATTCCTCCGCCGAACTCCTATTGACCGCGCCGGTCGACCGTAATATCTCCGTGGTCGCCCCGGTCCGGCCGAACAGCACTCCGCAAGAGGTCCGCTCCACCGGCTTCGGCAGGTCCTCATTCACCATCGACTGGCACGGCCGAACGGCCACCTGCCCGTCCGGCCAGACCAGCCGCTACTGGACAGCCGGCCTCGACAACAACGGACGCGACGCGATCAGGATCCGCTTCGCAACCACGACCTGCGCTCCCTGCCCCGTCCGCGACCAGTGCACTCGCTCCACCCAGTACGGACGCCAACTCACCGTCCGGCCCCGGGAGCAGGACGCCCTGCTTGAGCGCGTCCGGGCCGAGCAGACCACCGACGAGTGGAGAAAGCGCTACGCGGCCAGGGCCGGGATCGAGGGAACCATCCACCAGGCCGTCGCCGTCAGCAGCATGCGCCGCACCCGCTACCGTGGGCTCGCCAAGACGCATCTGGGCCACATCCTGACCGCCGCTGCCGTCAACCTGATCCGGCTCGACGCCTGGTGGACCGAGACGCCCGTCGCCCGAACCCGAACATCCCGACTCGCGGCCCTCACGCTCGCTGCATGA
- a CDS encoding class I adenylate-forming enzyme family protein → MTRPHLWSPWETAARQPGRLAVVADGESRTFAELVRAADALGHGLRGHGLAAGTVLSTDIPTGPRFFALALAALRHGYGLLPVDVAHYGAAVAPALLRDMAVALHVTDDAARSGTMALPCPTLLDTELAAAPPAHDPYGPAPAPHAGFLAFTTSGTTGRPQGVARPAPRRAYKGVAVAERYGAGIGLGPHLMANPAYHLGTLGPALYALQAGSAVVVQRTWSPDAFAALADQYGADSAFLSPDCLLELVAAGQAPERRLRTVFHGGDTCPPGIKHRAIELLGPVLHEYYGTSRGTLTEITTPEWLRHPGSVGRPLPGIRIEVRGDGRPVPTGESGEIHVRLRAADLAPGEDGMLATGDIGFLDEAGYLFVVGRAGREHPYAQPRFEYEIRRLAGVTDAAVVAGTGLECHVEAQADRDADALRADIEAAARHLHLPLARIHLAAPGTLPRTPSGKIRRAALVPAPTAPERG, encoded by the coding sequence ATGACCCGGCCGCACCTGTGGAGCCCCTGGGAGACGGCCGCGCGGCAGCCCGGCCGCCTCGCGGTCGTCGCCGACGGGGAGAGCCGCACCTTCGCCGAACTCGTGCGGGCCGCCGACGCGCTGGGCCACGGCCTGCGCGGCCACGGCCTGGCGGCCGGAACCGTGCTCTCCACCGACATCCCCACCGGCCCCCGCTTCTTCGCCCTGGCCCTGGCGGCCCTGCGCCACGGCTACGGGCTGCTCCCCGTCGACGTGGCCCACTACGGGGCGGCGGTGGCGCCCGCGCTCCTGCGGGACATGGCCGTCGCCCTGCACGTCACGGACGACGCCGCCCGCTCCGGCACGATGGCGCTGCCCTGCCCCACCCTGCTCGACACCGAACTCGCCGCCGCGCCCCCGGCGCACGACCCGTACGGACCGGCGCCCGCCCCGCACGCCGGCTTCCTCGCCTTCACCACCTCGGGCACCACCGGACGGCCCCAGGGCGTCGCGCGCCCCGCGCCCCGGCGCGCGTACAAGGGCGTGGCCGTGGCCGAACGGTACGGCGCGGGCATCGGTCTCGGCCCCCACCTCATGGCCAACCCGGCCTACCACCTCGGCACCCTCGGCCCCGCCCTGTACGCGCTGCAGGCGGGCAGCGCCGTGGTCGTGCAGCGCACCTGGTCACCGGACGCCTTCGCGGCGCTCGCCGACCAGTACGGCGCGGACAGCGCCTTCCTCAGCCCCGACTGCCTCCTTGAGCTGGTGGCCGCCGGACAGGCCCCCGAGCGGCGGCTGCGCACCGTCTTCCACGGCGGGGACACGTGCCCGCCGGGCATCAAGCACCGGGCGATCGAGCTGCTGGGGCCGGTGCTCCACGAGTACTACGGCACCTCCCGGGGCACCCTCACCGAGATCACCACGCCCGAGTGGCTGCGCCACCCCGGCTCCGTGGGCCGGCCGCTGCCCGGCATCCGGATCGAGGTCCGCGGGGACGGGCGGCCGGTGCCCACCGGGGAGAGCGGCGAGATCCACGTACGGCTGCGGGCCGCCGACCTGGCGCCCGGCGAGGACGGCATGCTCGCCACCGGCGACATCGGCTTCCTCGACGAGGCGGGCTACCTCTTCGTCGTCGGCCGGGCGGGCAGGGAACACCCGTACGCGCAGCCGCGGTTCGAGTACGAGATCCGGCGGCTCGCGGGCGTCACCGACGCGGCCGTCGTGGCCGGTACGGGCCTGGAGTGCCATGTCGAGGCCCAGGCGGACCGCGACGCCGACGCCCTGCGCGCGGACATCGAGGCGGCGGCCCGCCACCTGCACCTCCCCCTCGCCCGCATCCACCTGGCGGCGCCCGGAACGCTGCCGAGGACACCCAGCGGCAAGATCCGCCGAGCCGCCCTCGTTCCCGCGCCCACGGCGCCGGAGCGGGGGTGA
- a CDS encoding condensation domain-containing protein has product MPDLNPAAATARPYVPFTYEQDWYRANIRQSGGAHKNVRLSYEILGDFDPDAFTEALRGFVARHDALHLAPLPEGGPEGQYLRPPRPDEQTVERQSVTAASARQFSHYAAALLSRDFVTPWSEPDAQRPFTLRLLRHTPRHHALLATFQNLVFDGRGHALFAHEIWRDYATLLAGGTPPATAPSFADAALSQRTRYGPGHLARAARSWRERLDFAARNPWPGSGGQSSDAGSVHVEFGAEAVAALRRACEREHCTVPQWLVASFARATARRTGLARLALWVTMDSRRARERDLVGMLAGASPLALRRADADAATVRDEVRGQLLEALRHQQLTAAELLALSQEFGGAQALRRDIYVSLRTIVDDDREVRRATGPLRVTADAHPLRRTTLVSPSALHLSCVEHRDKVVVDLVFDGLRAGRPLAGAIVDAMAADLASLPSAPPVRPADPPH; this is encoded by the coding sequence GTGCCTGACCTGAACCCGGCCGCCGCCACCGCCCGGCCGTACGTCCCGTTCACGTACGAGCAGGACTGGTACCGCGCCAACATCCGCCAGAGTGGCGGCGCCCACAAGAACGTCCGGCTCTCCTACGAGATCCTCGGCGACTTCGACCCGGACGCCTTCACCGAGGCCCTGCGCGGCTTCGTCGCCCGCCACGACGCCCTGCACCTGGCCCCGCTCCCCGAGGGCGGGCCCGAAGGCCAGTACCTGCGACCCCCGCGGCCCGACGAGCAGACCGTGGAGCGCCAGAGCGTCACCGCCGCCTCGGCCCGCCAGTTCTCCCACTACGCGGCGGCGCTGCTCTCCCGCGACTTCGTCACCCCCTGGTCGGAGCCCGACGCGCAGCGGCCGTTCACCCTGCGGCTGCTGCGCCACACGCCCCGGCACCACGCCCTGCTCGCCACGTTCCAGAACCTGGTCTTCGACGGACGCGGCCACGCCCTGTTCGCCCACGAGATCTGGCGCGACTACGCGACCCTGCTCGCCGGCGGGACCCCGCCGGCCACCGCCCCCTCCTTCGCCGACGCCGCGCTGAGCCAGCGCACCCGGTACGGGCCAGGCCACCTCGCCCGCGCCGCGCGGAGCTGGCGCGAACGGCTCGACTTCGCCGCCCGCAACCCCTGGCCCGGCTCCGGCGGGCAGAGCTCGGACGCCGGCTCCGTGCACGTCGAGTTCGGCGCCGAGGCCGTCGCCGCGCTGCGCCGCGCCTGCGAGCGGGAGCACTGCACCGTGCCCCAGTGGCTCGTCGCCTCCTTCGCGCGGGCCACCGCCCGCCGCACGGGCCTGGCCCGGCTCGCCCTGTGGGTCACCATGGACTCCCGCCGGGCCCGCGAGCGCGACCTGGTGGGCATGCTCGCCGGGGCGAGCCCGCTGGCGCTGCGCCGGGCGGACGCCGACGCCGCGACCGTGCGCGACGAAGTCCGCGGCCAGCTCCTGGAAGCCCTGCGCCACCAGCAGCTGACCGCCGCCGAACTCCTCGCCCTGAGCCAGGAGTTCGGCGGCGCCCAGGCGCTGCGGCGCGACATCTACGTCAGTCTGCGCACCATCGTGGACGACGACCGGGAGGTGCGCCGCGCCACCGGGCCGCTGCGCGTGACGGCGGACGCCCACCCGCTGCGCCGGACCACCCTCGTCAGCCCGTCCGCGCTCCACCTGAGCTGCGTCGAGCACCGCGACAAGGTCGTCGTCGACCTCGTCTTCGACGGTCTGCGGGCCGGGCGCCCGCTCGCCGGGGCCATCGTCGACGCCATGGCCGCGGACCTCGCGTCCCTGCCGTCCGCCCCGCCGGTACGCCCCGCCGATCCGCCCCACTGA
- a CDS encoding aminoglycoside phosphotransferase family protein codes for MTCLSPEAQRSAESRGEHGRAWIAALPALVADLCAQWSLTPGRSIDGGKWAYVAHVTTAAGDDAVLKVLPPEAEFDLSTSLIAAADGDGYVRLLAQDTARRALLLEALGPPLGAADLPPERMLDILAATLRQAWRAPCVPGVTVSEENDKARGLIGLLDTLWPATGKPCSARLISLARGLAEQRAADSATALVACHGDAHPGNILRARTPRPGAESGYVLVDPDGILCDPAYDLAVAMSGWQELILRAEDPAALVRGWSARLARATGLDERTIWEWALVERVTSGLYLLHHGHDTEARELLASAELLV; via the coding sequence ATGACCTGCCTGTCACCGGAGGCCCAGCGCAGCGCGGAGAGCCGGGGGGAGCACGGCCGCGCGTGGATCGCCGCGCTCCCCGCGCTCGTCGCCGACCTGTGCGCGCAGTGGTCGCTCACGCCCGGCCGGTCCATCGACGGCGGGAAGTGGGCGTACGTCGCCCATGTGACCACCGCGGCCGGGGACGACGCGGTGCTCAAGGTCCTGCCGCCCGAGGCGGAGTTCGACCTGAGTACGTCGCTGATCGCGGCGGCCGACGGGGACGGCTACGTACGTCTGCTCGCCCAGGACACGGCCCGGCGCGCCCTGCTGCTGGAGGCCCTCGGCCCCCCGCTGGGCGCGGCGGACCTGCCGCCGGAGCGGATGCTGGACATCCTGGCCGCGACCCTGCGACAGGCGTGGCGCGCGCCCTGCGTGCCGGGGGTGACCGTGTCGGAGGAGAACGACAAGGCGCGCGGGCTCATCGGCCTGCTCGACACCCTGTGGCCCGCGACGGGCAAGCCGTGCTCGGCGCGGCTGATCTCCCTCGCGCGCGGCCTGGCCGAACAGCGCGCGGCCGACTCCGCCACCGCCCTGGTCGCCTGCCACGGCGACGCCCACCCCGGCAACATCCTCCGGGCCCGCACCCCCCGGCCGGGAGCCGAATCCGGTTACGTCCTGGTGGACCCCGACGGCATCCTGTGCGACCCCGCGTACGACCTCGCGGTCGCGATGAGCGGCTGGCAGGAACTCATCCTGCGGGCCGAGGACCCCGCAGCGCTGGTCCGCGGGTGGTCGGCCCGGCTCGCGCGGGCGACGGGCCTGGACGAACGGACGATCTGGGAGTGGGCGTTGGTCGAACGCGTCACCTCGGGCCTCTACCTCCTGCACCACGGCCATGACACCGAGGCCCGAGAACTCCTGGCTTCGGCGGAGCTGCTGGTCTGA
- a CDS encoding LmbU family transcriptional regulator: MPESPAATPIDQCKPSARDRLGFDGPVRALRTTLLMPENLPLSAWLRVGKQLGSFTNSSAWWAGDWLVYGDHTYPDRYRDAVERTSLDYQTLRNYAWVARKFAPQRRRSELSFQHHQEVAALPPDEQDAWLDRAVEAQWSKAELRRQIRRKPDGEEPPGVFRTRLQFELAGHQWVRWQEAADLDGGDVVKWLVKVADRAAVALPGPAAPVASVAPVGPVTPVTPVGSVDAGALPSQEGVLSPV, from the coding sequence ATGCCTGAGTCGCCCGCTGCTACGCCCATTGATCAGTGCAAGCCCTCCGCCCGTGACCGTCTCGGCTTCGACGGACCCGTACGGGCGCTGCGCACGACGCTGCTGATGCCCGAGAACCTTCCGCTGTCGGCGTGGCTGCGGGTGGGGAAGCAGCTGGGCTCCTTCACCAACTCCTCCGCCTGGTGGGCCGGGGACTGGCTGGTCTACGGCGACCACACCTACCCGGACCGCTACCGCGACGCCGTCGAGCGGACCTCGCTCGACTACCAGACGCTGCGCAACTACGCCTGGGTGGCGCGGAAGTTCGCGCCGCAGCGGCGGCGGTCCGAGCTGAGCTTCCAGCACCACCAGGAGGTGGCCGCGCTGCCGCCGGACGAGCAGGACGCGTGGCTCGATCGGGCGGTCGAGGCGCAGTGGTCCAAGGCGGAGCTGCGCCGGCAGATCCGCCGCAAGCCGGACGGCGAGGAGCCGCCCGGTGTCTTCCGCACCCGCCTCCAGTTCGAACTGGCCGGGCACCAGTGGGTGCGCTGGCAGGAGGCCGCCGATCTCGACGGCGGGGACGTGGTGAAGTGGCTGGTCAAGGTGGCGGACCGGGCGGCGGTCGCGCTGCCCGGCCCCGCCGCTCCGGTCGCTTCCGTCGCTCCCGTCGGCCCCGTCACGCCCGTCACCCCCGTCGGTTCCGTCGACGCGGGCGCCCTGCCGTCGCAGGAGGGCGTGCTCAGCCCGGTGTGA
- a CDS encoding radical SAM/SPASM domain-containing protein, with the protein MHRALPLRPQFAWLEITGLCNLTCQHCYAHSSPQGDHGSMLECDWRAAIDELSTMGVRDVQFIGGEPTLHPALPKLIRHARTHAMRIEVFSNLTHITDAVWDALQLPEVRLAFSYYSDNAHDHDDVTQGRGSHERTRANIIKARELGIPLRGSVISVLQEQRAKPAESELLQLGLRDVRTDRIRPFGRGALGAPPDLSRLCGMCGRGKFAISPSGDVWPCVFARWMKLGNFHEQSLQEIYAGVPMRAARAELEHAFPHTAVSSTPSCLPNCSPAFESCSPQTVCAPDAACEPTGSNGGGDEKSVRLSPKRSVRYANPGISQTDC; encoded by the coding sequence ATGCACCGAGCCTTACCGCTCCGCCCTCAATTTGCCTGGCTGGAGATCACCGGCCTGTGCAACCTCACCTGTCAGCACTGCTACGCCCACTCATCACCCCAGGGCGACCACGGCAGCATGCTCGAATGCGATTGGCGGGCAGCCATCGACGAACTGAGCACGATGGGCGTGCGCGACGTCCAGTTCATCGGTGGAGAGCCCACCCTCCACCCGGCTCTGCCCAAACTCATCCGCCATGCTCGCACCCACGCTATGCGGATCGAGGTCTTCTCGAACCTGACCCACATCACCGACGCCGTGTGGGACGCCCTTCAGCTCCCTGAAGTGCGGTTGGCCTTCAGCTACTACAGCGACAACGCACACGACCACGATGACGTCACCCAGGGGCGTGGTTCTCACGAACGCACCCGCGCGAACATCATCAAGGCCCGCGAACTCGGGATCCCCCTGCGCGGCAGCGTCATCTCCGTCCTCCAGGAGCAGCGCGCCAAGCCCGCCGAGTCCGAGCTGCTCCAGCTCGGACTCCGAGACGTCCGCACGGACCGTATCCGTCCCTTTGGCCGCGGAGCCCTCGGCGCCCCTCCAGACCTCTCTCGCCTGTGCGGCATGTGCGGACGGGGCAAGTTCGCCATCTCCCCTTCGGGAGACGTCTGGCCATGCGTGTTCGCCCGCTGGATGAAGCTGGGCAACTTCCACGAGCAGAGCCTCCAAGAGATCTACGCCGGGGTGCCGATGCGTGCCGCGCGGGCGGAGCTGGAACACGCCTTTCCCCACACAGCCGTGTCGAGCACGCCCAGTTGTCTGCCGAATTGCAGTCCGGCCTTCGAGTCGTGCTCACCGCAGACCGTGTGTGCCCCTGACGCGGCCTGTGAGCCCACCGGGTCCAACGGCGGAGGCGACGAGAAGTCCGTCCGCCTGTCGCCCAAGCGGTCGGTCCGTTATGCCAATCCGGGGATCTCGCAGACCGACTGCTGA
- a CDS encoding AMP-binding protein yields the protein MSGSGVGAGVSTCRADTGTDTGASRTAAATGTEPSTTAASPGPTAHDWLAHHAAVRPYAPAVTVERGGHTVAHLDFGGLAALVDRCAAGLRSRGAVAGDRVLLSLPNDHTFTAALLACVGAGLVAVPAPTPEAVREEAFRERIAGIAADCRPTLVITSARWRDHLRRVLPPATAPEAVHTWEDLADPAARPLPPGTGARTCDIAFLQYTSGSTGRPKGVAIGHRALRASCAQAAEAYGERPTDTAVTWVPLHHDMGLVTGVLRPLHSGYRSVLLCPREFVRSPAGWLSAVTRHRATLSSAPDFAYRHCVRKIPAAEAAAFRLGTWRVARDAGEVVRADTAEAFTGRFGPAGFPASAFCPSYGMAEATLTVTASTPDRPPLRLAVARDALLRGRAVPVDGLAVPVDGSAGDGRAGGEGSAVVLLSSGTPLPHTRVRVGGVPQDGWIGDILVQGPQLFSGYWPVAGGRSRAAGDGDGDGDGWHATGDRGFLHQGHLFVVGRGDDTLVHHGRNFYAADVQAVLAAVPGLRPGRSAAFTLDTGTGTGTADRSPGVCLVSEIDEGVGPAGEDGDARDARGELAARVRRQLARTLDLYVSTVVFLAPGHLPVTTSGKVRHAETRRRLAAGELAALYPVPPVSPVSPVSPVGAAVTPG from the coding sequence GTGAGCGGCAGCGGGGTGGGGGCGGGGGTGAGCACCTGCCGGGCGGATACGGGTACGGACACGGGCGCGAGCCGCACCGCCGCGGCCACCGGCACGGAACCGAGCACCACCGCCGCGAGCCCGGGGCCCACCGCCCACGACTGGCTGGCGCACCACGCCGCCGTGCGCCCGTACGCGCCCGCCGTCACCGTCGAGCGCGGCGGCCACACGGTGGCCCACCTCGACTTCGGCGGGCTCGCCGCCCTGGTCGACCGCTGCGCGGCGGGGCTGCGCTCGCGCGGCGCGGTCGCGGGCGACCGGGTGCTGCTCTCGCTGCCCAACGACCACACGTTCACCGCCGCCCTGCTCGCCTGCGTCGGCGCCGGGCTCGTCGCGGTGCCCGCCCCGACGCCCGAGGCCGTGCGCGAGGAGGCGTTCCGCGAACGGATCGCGGGCATCGCCGCCGACTGCCGTCCCACGCTGGTGATCACCTCGGCGCGGTGGCGCGACCACCTGCGCCGCGTCCTGCCCCCGGCCACCGCGCCCGAGGCGGTGCACACCTGGGAGGACCTGGCGGACCCGGCCGCACGGCCGCTGCCCCCTGGCACCGGCGCCCGTACCTGCGACATCGCGTTCCTCCAGTACACCTCGGGCTCGACCGGCCGCCCCAAGGGCGTCGCCATCGGCCACCGGGCGCTGCGGGCGAGCTGCGCGCAGGCCGCCGAGGCGTACGGGGAGCGCCCGACGGACACCGCCGTCACGTGGGTGCCGCTCCACCACGACATGGGGCTCGTCACCGGCGTACTGCGCCCGCTCCACAGCGGATACCGGTCCGTGCTGCTGTGCCCGCGGGAGTTCGTCCGCTCCCCCGCCGGCTGGCTGTCGGCCGTCACCCGCCACCGCGCCACGCTCTCCAGCGCCCCCGACTTCGCCTACCGCCACTGCGTCCGCAAGATCCCCGCGGCGGAGGCGGCGGCGTTCCGGCTGGGCACCTGGCGGGTGGCCCGCGACGCGGGCGAAGTGGTGCGCGCCGACACCGCCGAGGCGTTCACCGGCCGCTTCGGCCCGGCCGGTTTCCCCGCGTCCGCCTTCTGCCCCTCGTACGGGATGGCGGAGGCCACGCTGACCGTCACCGCCAGCACCCCGGACCGGCCCCCGCTGCGGCTGGCCGTCGCGCGGGACGCGCTGCTGCGGGGGCGGGCGGTGCCGGTGGATGGTCTGGCGGTGCCCGTGGACGGCTCGGCCGGGGACGGCCGGGCCGGGGGTGAGGGCTCCGCCGTCGTGCTGCTGTCCTCCGGCACACCTCTGCCGCACACCCGGGTACGGGTCGGCGGGGTGCCGCAGGACGGGTGGATCGGCGACATCCTCGTCCAGGGGCCGCAACTGTTCAGCGGGTACTGGCCCGTGGCCGGGGGCCGCTCCCGCGCCGCCGGGGACGGGGACGGGGACGGGGACGGCTGGCACGCGACCGGCGACCGGGGCTTCCTGCACCAGGGGCACCTGTTCGTCGTGGGGCGCGGCGACGACACCCTCGTCCACCACGGCCGGAACTTCTACGCGGCGGACGTGCAGGCGGTGTTGGCGGCGGTACCGGGTCTGCGGCCGGGCCGCAGCGCGGCCTTCACCCTCGACACCGGCACCGGCACCGGCACCGCCGACCGGAGCCCGGGGGTGTGCCTGGTCAGCGAGATCGACGAGGGCGTCGGGCCCGCCGGGGAGGACGGGGACGCCCGGGACGCCCGGGGCGAGCTGGCGGCCCGCGTCCGACGGCAACTGGCGCGGACGCTGGACCTGTACGTGTCCACCGTGGTCTTCCTCGCCCCGGGGCACCTGCCCGTGACGACCAGCGGCAAGGTGCGGCACGCGGAGACGAGGAGGCGCTTGGCGGCCGGGGAACTGGCCGCGCTGTATCCGGTGCCGCCGGTGTCCCCCGTGTCCCCCGTGTCCCCTGTGGGCGCGGCGGTCACACCGGGCTGA
- a CDS encoding cupin domain-containing protein: MSSPFSLGQLVGEVEEFLTTTWRRQPAVFRPETAVEPPLTLAGLDAALTTGSLPSCYAQVTRGGATVPAEAYSTPRTIHQTAYPGFVDGAKVRRQLDEGGTLLLRCVEQWHAGTAALTAAVGRELGRKVEAFFFVTPQGRQGLDIHRDDADVLVLQVNGSKQWHVHAGPADGDWQPGPIADGGPELLSLQLQPGEVLYIPRGFAHYATGQDGLSAHLSLTIRETGGAHLYKALQRVLAKGLRLTPRPLDDEALTEQARLLLDHMADRLAATTPEQVVAAARAALLAEAHRSTSPELTALAATLAATDTTDAQPAGPGAPGPAVPAVPVS, from the coding sequence ATGTCGTCCCCGTTCAGCCTCGGCCAGTTGGTCGGCGAAGTGGAAGAGTTCCTCACCACCACCTGGCGGCGGCAGCCGGCCGTGTTCCGGCCGGAGACCGCCGTCGAGCCGCCGCTCACCCTGGCGGGCCTCGACGCCGCGCTGACGACCGGCTCCCTGCCGTCCTGCTACGCCCAGGTGACCCGGGGCGGCGCGACGGTCCCCGCCGAGGCGTACTCCACTCCCCGCACGATCCACCAGACCGCCTACCCCGGATTCGTCGACGGCGCGAAGGTCCGCCGCCAGCTCGACGAGGGCGGCACGCTCCTGCTGCGCTGCGTCGAGCAGTGGCACGCCGGCACCGCCGCCCTCACCGCCGCCGTGGGCCGCGAACTCGGCCGGAAGGTCGAGGCGTTCTTCTTCGTGACCCCGCAGGGCCGGCAGGGGCTCGACATCCACCGCGACGACGCGGACGTCCTGGTCCTCCAGGTCAACGGCAGCAAGCAGTGGCACGTCCACGCCGGTCCCGCCGACGGCGACTGGCAGCCCGGACCAATCGCGGACGGCGGCCCCGAGCTGCTCTCCCTCCAGCTCCAGCCGGGCGAGGTGCTCTACATCCCCCGGGGCTTCGCCCACTACGCGACCGGGCAGGACGGCCTCTCCGCCCACCTCTCGCTCACCATCCGCGAGACGGGCGGCGCGCACCTGTACAAGGCGCTCCAGCGCGTCCTCGCCAAGGGCCTGCGCCTGACGCCCCGCCCGCTGGACGACGAAGCGCTCACGGAGCAGGCGCGCCTGCTGCTCGACCACATGGCCGACCGCCTGGCCGCCACCACGCCCGAGCAGGTCGTCGCCGCCGCCCGTGCCGCGCTGCTGGCGGAGGCCCACCGCAGCACGAGCCCCGAACTCACCGCGCTCGCAGCGACGTTGGCGGCGACGGACACCACCGACGCCCAGCCCGCCGGGCCCGGCGCCCCCGGACCCGCGGTCCCCGCCGTCCCCGTGTCATGA